In one Lolium rigidum isolate FL_2022 chromosome 3, APGP_CSIRO_Lrig_0.1, whole genome shotgun sequence genomic region, the following are encoded:
- the LOC124700971 gene encoding uncharacterized protein LOC124700971 isoform X1, translated as MANTSTVDAPPPKEVGSVDPSPDSSNAASGSDLAEAEAAGAEAEAAGAEAAEPIASDFILDTGAPVHATGDVRLISNARDLGPGEAVSMTRRDGKTLHATSVGIIRRGTIFSLDDVHCFPGLPSVSTLVSVPQLAQRGLSVMFCGPACTVRDGSTEAVVGEGQLRDDDGFYHLDYLMVPIT; from the exons ATGGCGAACACCTCCACGGtcgacgcgccgccgcccaaggaaGTCGGATCCGTCGATCCCTCGCCCGACAG CAGCAACGCGGCGTCCGGAAGTGATCTGGCAGAAGCTGAGGCCGCCGGAGCAGAAGCCGAGGCAGCCGGAGCAGAAGCGGCCGAGCCCATCGCATCCGACTTCATCCTGGATACTGGAGCCCCCGTGCACGCGACCGGCGACGTTAGGCTGATATCCAACGCGAGGGATTTGGGTCCAGGCGAAGCTGTCTCTATGACTAGGCGCGACGGAAAGACTCTCCATGCCACCTCAGTCGGCATCATCCGGCGAGGGACTATATTCTCCCTCGACGACGTCCACTGCTTTCCCGGACTACCGTCCGTGTCCACGCTCGTCTCCGTGCCGCAGCTCGCGCAGCGCGGCTTGTCCGTCATGTTCTGCGGCCCGGCCTGCACCGTCCGGGATGGGAGCACCgaggccgtcgtcggtgagggtcAGCTGCGGGATGATGACGGCTTTTACCATCTGGATTATCTCATGGTACCCATTACCTGA
- the LOC124700971 gene encoding uncharacterized protein LOC124700971 isoform X2, which translates to MANTSTVDAPPPKEVGSVDPSPDSNAASGSDLAEAEAAGAEAEAAGAEAAEPIASDFILDTGAPVHATGDVRLISNARDLGPGEAVSMTRRDGKTLHATSVGIIRRGTIFSLDDVHCFPGLPSVSTLVSVPQLAQRGLSVMFCGPACTVRDGSTEAVVGEGQLRDDDGFYHLDYLMVPIT; encoded by the exons ATGGCGAACACCTCCACGGtcgacgcgccgccgcccaaggaaGTCGGATCCGTCGATCCCTCGCCCGACAG CAACGCGGCGTCCGGAAGTGATCTGGCAGAAGCTGAGGCCGCCGGAGCAGAAGCCGAGGCAGCCGGAGCAGAAGCGGCCGAGCCCATCGCATCCGACTTCATCCTGGATACTGGAGCCCCCGTGCACGCGACCGGCGACGTTAGGCTGATATCCAACGCGAGGGATTTGGGTCCAGGCGAAGCTGTCTCTATGACTAGGCGCGACGGAAAGACTCTCCATGCCACCTCAGTCGGCATCATCCGGCGAGGGACTATATTCTCCCTCGACGACGTCCACTGCTTTCCCGGACTACCGTCCGTGTCCACGCTCGTCTCCGTGCCGCAGCTCGCGCAGCGCGGCTTGTCCGTCATGTTCTGCGGCCCGGCCTGCACCGTCCGGGATGGGAGCACCgaggccgtcgtcggtgagggtcAGCTGCGGGATGATGACGGCTTTTACCATCTGGATTATCTCATGGTACCCATTACCTGA